A single region of the Polyodon spathula isolate WHYD16114869_AA chromosome 5, ASM1765450v1, whole genome shotgun sequence genome encodes:
- the LOC121315342 gene encoding homeobox protein SIX3 — protein MVFRSPLELYPSHFFLPNFADRSLLVASSATSARSQEELSMFQLPTLNFSPEQVASVCETLEETGDIERLGRFLWSLPVAPGACEAINKHESILRARAVVAFHTGNFRDLYHILENHKFTKDSHGKLQAMWLEAHYQEAEKLRGRPLGPVDKYRVRKKFPLPRTIWDGEQKTHCFKERTRSLLREWYLQDPYPNPSKKRELAQATGLTPTQVGNWFKNRRQRDRAAAAKNRLQHQAMGQNGMRSLSESGCTPHSSAESPSTAASPTTSVSSMAERVDTGTSILSVTSSDSECDV, from the exons ATGGTTTTCAGATCCCCTTTAGAGCTTTATCCCTCCCATTTCTTCCTGCCAAACTTCGCTGATCGCTCTCTGCTCGTTGCGAGCAGTGCAACCAGCGCCAGATCCCAAGAAGAGTTGTCAATGTTTCAGCTACCCACCCTCAACTTCTCTCCAGAGCAAGTGGCAAGCGTCTGCGAGACGCTGGAAGAGACGGGAGACATCGAGAGGCTGGGACGCTTCCTCTGGTCTCTGCCGGTGGCACCGGGGGCATGCGAGGCGATCAACAAGCACGAGTCCATCCTGCGCGCCCGAGCAGTGGTGGCCTTCCACACTGGGAATTTCAGAGACCTGTACCACATCTTGGAGAACCACAAGTTCACCAAGGACTCCCACGGCAAGCTACAGGCCATGTGGCTGGAAGCCCACTACCAAGAGGCCGAGAAGTTGCGGGGTCGCCCCCTTGGTCCGGTTGATAAGTACAGGGTGCGGAAGAAGTTCCCTCTCCCCAGAACCATCTGGGACGGGGAGCAGAAGACTCACTGTTTCAAGGAGAGGACACGCAGCCTGTTAAGAGAGTGGTACCTCCAAGACCCCTACCCCAACCCCAGCAAGAAAAGGGAACTGGCTCAGGCCACGGGACTCACCCCTACACAAGTGGGGAACTGGTTTAAAAAccgcaggcagagagacagagctGCAGCAGCCAAAAACAG GCTTCAGCATCAGGCAATGGGGCAGAACGGCATGCGATCGTTGTCAGAGTCCGGCTGTACTCCACACAGCTCGGCCGAGTCCCCTTCCACGGCAGCCAGTCCGACCACCAGTGTATCCAGCATGGCAGAACGAGTCGACACGGGGACGTCTATCCTTTCAGTAACCTCCAGCGACTCTGAATGTGATGtatga
- the LOC121316458 gene encoding extensin-like has product MPPNPKPSNLLASQTSLPPTSQSPKPPDFHPKPPRLPHLILPTSQPPSFPTSQPHNLPSSQPLYIPTQTSQPSNLPTSQPPNIPVSQPPCLQTQTDQPPNLPTSQPPNFPTSQPPSLPTSQHPNIPASHPKPPNLPVSQLPYLPTSLPTNLPYSQPTSLPTSQPPTPNIPASHPQTSQPPYLPASQLPYLPASQPPNLPASQLPYLPTSLTTNLPSSQPPSLPTSQPPSLPTS; this is encoded by the coding sequence ATGCCTCCCAACCCCAAACCTTCCAACCTCCTTGCCTCCCAAACCTCCCTTCCTCCCACCTCCCAGTCTCCAAAACCCCCAGACTTCCACCCTAAACCTCCCAGGCTCCCACACCTAATCCTCCCAACCTCCCAACCTCCCAGCTTCCCAACTTCCCAACCTCACAACCTCCCTTCCTCCCAACCTCTATACATCCCAACCCAAACCTCCCAGCCTTCCAACCTCCCTACCTCCCAGCCTCCCAACATCCCTGTCTCCCAACCTCCCTGCCTCCAAACCCAAACCGACCAGCCTCCCAACCTCCCTACCTCCCAGCCTCCCAACTTCCCTACCTCCCAACCTCCCAGCCTCCCAACCTCCCAGCATCCCAACATCCCAGCATCTCACCCCAAACCTCCCAACCTCCCAGTCTCCCAACTTCCCTACCTCCCAACCTCCCTGCCTACCAACCTCCCTTACTCCCAACCTACCAGTCTCCCAACCTCACAGCCTCCCACCCCAAACATCCCAGCATCCCATCCTCAAACCTCCCAACCTCCCTACCTTCCAGCCTCCCAACTTCCCTACCTCCCAGCCTCCCAACCTCCCAACCTCCCAGCCTCCCAACTTCCCTACCTCCCAACCTCCCTGACTACCAACCTCCCTTCCTCCCAACCTCCCAGCCTCCCAACCTCCCAGCCTCCCAGCCTCCCAACCTCCTAG